The proteins below come from a single Dinghuibacter silviterrae genomic window:
- a CDS encoding FtsX-like permease family protein codes for MLKNHVKSAWRNIVRHKGSTAINILGLSIGICASLIIYLITSFEFSFDRFHPDKERIYRIVGFEKDGLGNKEEKGFAIRPLPLAMRDELTGFETVTEFHNYYARVIVPQGTGEPLRFEATKRGEQVSPIIIAEHQYFDIFRYQWLQGNAATALNEPFKVVLSEKEAYNYFGRIPLEKIVGKLVFYHDIYLNDSLPLTVSGIVKDWTNNTDLAFKDFISFPTIGHSFLKGEIQLDHWGNWSPTTQGFVKLAKGVTPEQAVRQFPKFFATHLPQSPGHEAGITLQPLSDIHFNSAYKDDFTRHAHLPTLYALIGIAAFILILATANFINLATAQSIVRAKEIGVRKVLGSSRASLRWQFLVETFLVTSLSVVISIAAVYPLLRVFQSIIPENVAFHPADPGTLLFLLLMTILTSLLAGVYPAIVLSSRLPALSLKGHGVQKSDHDGFLRKGLIVFQFAVSLLFIISTLVIRNQIRFIQNKDLGFKKDPIISFRTGWNSPIDKVSLFAERLRQLSSVEMVSTHMETPAAKVHPSTHLTRVDQPEFVAKDASDEMADENYVPLFGLTIIAGRNIRHSDTVREYLVNETCANALGFRKPGDAIGEIAQNGMNDAKGMIVGVVKDFHSRSLHDPITSFFISSDKNQERTISVKLTAHWRNPAEFAATIARIEAIWKELYPDEKFEFSFFDETIDQLYAGEQRTAKMMNTAMVLAIFIACMGLFGLVTFTARQRTREIGIRKVLGASVTGIVAMLSKDFIVLVVIALIIASPIAWYCMHVWLQNFAYRIAINGWLFPISGFAAVALALVTIGYQAIKAAMANPVRSLRGE; via the coding sequence ATGCTCAAAAACCATGTCAAAAGCGCCTGGCGAAACATCGTTCGGCATAAGGGTTCTACCGCTATTAACATTCTCGGCCTTTCCATCGGTATCTGCGCCAGTTTGATCATCTACCTGATTACCAGCTTTGAATTTAGTTTTGACCGCTTTCACCCGGACAAGGAACGTATATACCGCATCGTTGGGTTCGAGAAAGACGGTCTGGGGAACAAGGAGGAGAAAGGCTTTGCAATAAGACCGCTGCCCCTCGCCATGCGTGATGAACTAACCGGCTTTGAAACAGTAACCGAATTTCACAACTATTATGCCCGGGTGATCGTCCCACAGGGAACAGGAGAACCGCTAAGATTCGAAGCAACAAAAAGGGGAGAGCAAGTATCCCCCATTATCATCGCTGAACACCAATACTTTGACATCTTCAGATACCAGTGGTTGCAAGGGAATGCAGCGACGGCATTGAACGAACCGTTTAAAGTCGTGCTCTCCGAAAAAGAAGCCTACAATTATTTTGGCCGAATACCGCTTGAAAAAATCGTCGGCAAACTGGTATTCTATCACGATATCTACCTAAATGACTCTCTGCCGCTCACCGTATCCGGAATTGTAAAAGACTGGACTAATAACACAGACCTGGCTTTTAAAGATTTTATTTCATTTCCCACTATCGGTCATAGCTTCTTAAAAGGGGAGATCCAACTAGACCACTGGGGGAACTGGAGCCCTACTACACAGGGATTTGTAAAGCTGGCAAAAGGCGTAACGCCGGAACAGGCGGTAAGACAATTTCCAAAATTTTTTGCTACCCATTTGCCGCAGTCTCCGGGGCATGAAGCCGGCATAACGCTTCAACCCCTATCCGATATACATTTCAACAGCGCATATAAAGACGATTTTACCCGCCACGCCCACCTTCCCACTCTTTATGCCCTTATAGGTATTGCTGCATTTATTTTGATTCTCGCCACTGCCAACTTTATCAATCTGGCTACAGCCCAGTCCATCGTCAGGGCGAAGGAAATAGGTGTGCGAAAGGTTTTGGGAAGCAGCAGGGCCAGCCTGCGTTGGCAATTTCTTGTAGAGACATTCCTCGTAACCTCTCTATCGGTGGTCATTTCCATTGCCGCCGTCTATCCGCTACTTCGTGTTTTTCAATCGATTATCCCGGAAAACGTCGCTTTCCATCCGGCGGACCCGGGCACTCTTCTTTTCCTGTTATTGATGACCATACTCACCTCTTTGCTGGCAGGTGTTTACCCGGCAATAGTCTTATCCTCCAGGTTGCCCGCTCTTAGTCTAAAGGGACATGGCGTGCAAAAAAGTGATCATGATGGCTTTTTACGCAAAGGATTGATCGTGTTTCAATTTGCCGTTTCCCTTTTGTTCATTATAAGTACCCTTGTCATTCGCAACCAGATTCGATTTATACAAAACAAGGACCTCGGCTTTAAAAAGGACCCCATCATCAGTTTCCGTACTGGCTGGAATAGCCCGATCGATAAAGTGAGCCTTTTCGCGGAACGGCTCCGGCAATTGTCGTCCGTGGAAATGGTAAGTACGCACATGGAAACGCCAGCTGCGAAAGTGCACCCCAGCACCCATCTCACCCGGGTAGATCAGCCGGAATTCGTGGCGAAAGACGCCTCCGACGAGATGGCCGATGAAAACTATGTACCCCTATTTGGCCTCACGATCATCGCGGGCCGTAATATACGGCACTCCGACACCGTCAGGGAATATCTGGTGAATGAAACCTGTGCAAATGCGTTGGGGTTTAGAAAACCCGGCGACGCCATTGGAGAAATCGCTCAGAACGGCATGAACGATGCAAAGGGAATGATTGTCGGGGTAGTAAAGGACTTTCATTCCCGATCGTTGCACGATCCGATTACTTCTTTCTTCATTAGTTCTGATAAGAACCAGGAGAGAACCATCAGCGTCAAACTCACTGCCCATTGGAGGAATCCCGCTGAATTTGCAGCAACAATCGCAAGGATTGAAGCGATCTGGAAAGAGCTATACCCTGACGAAAAATTTGAATTCAGTTTTTTCGACGAGACAATTGACCAACTCTATGCCGGGGAGCAGCGGACTGCAAAAATGATGAATACGGCGATGGTCCTTGCCATCTTCATCGCGTGCATGGGATTATTTGGCCTGGTCACCTTTACCGCCCGGCAACGCACCAGGGAAATTGGAATCCGGAAAGTGTTGGGAGCCAGCGTGACAGGAATCGTCGCTATGTTGAGCAAAGATTTCATCGTCCTGGTGGTTATCGCGCTGATCATTGCATCCCCCATCGCCTGGTATTGCATGCATGTATGGCTGCAAAATTTTGCATACAGGATCGCCATCAACGGGTGGCTATTCCCGATTTCCGGGTTCGCTGCCGTTGCCCTTGCACTGGTCACGATCGGTTACCAGGCCATCAAGGCTGCAATGGCCAACCCCGTGCGGAGTTTGAGAGGGGAGTGA